The Manduca sexta isolate Smith_Timp_Sample1 unplaced genomic scaffold, JHU_Msex_v1.0 HiC_scaffold_2535, whole genome shotgun sequence DNA window TGTCCGAACCTGACGTAAAGTTCAGAGCAAAAGTTATGATAACAAGAAACTAAATGCACTGCAGTTTGAATCGccataataagattttataaattcgtTCTGAAAtgtattgcaataataataaacaattaatacaggcaaatatttaaataaataaaaatatctagataAACGGAGTAAGGTTTCAGGACGAGTGTTATGCAGAGCTTTGTAGATAGAGAGTCTGAATAGTagtgctattatttatttgtagtagaGACGCTTTAAACGAGCGACTTGTTCATCTCACCATTCCgctgtataaaaacatttttcgctatctattattttctttggACTGCGCAACACTTACTATCAATCGTGTCACTTTGTCGTACCTTAtcgtattgtttgttttgataccTCGGTGAATGAATgctgtttattatgaaaaatattgaagaTAAGTTTTGGACTTCCCCGCCATGTTTTTCAACAACTGTTTATGTCCATTTAGGGGACAGTGGTAGGTTACCTCAAAGACTCGCGAGTGCGTTTAATGGAACCCCTGGTACAAGGCGCGGCAAGGCATTCTCGTTTTATTTAGTTCGCCACTACGTCTACTACAAGATGAacgaattttaatttgattgaaGTGACTGTGATTGCTATGTTGTATGCTTGCAAAGATTATGATATCTACATACATATCTTTTATCaacgaaatgtaaaaaaagacaataaaagaTGACAacaaaaagtaaagaaaaaaacttgTAGATGAGGACAAAATAACACACTCCGCGTGCGCTCAAGTCACCAAGAGTGTGGTTGGTTTGCTAGCTTCACACCCTCATATCCTTTGACTCGGGTCAAAAAACCTACAAGCGTCCAAGTCTCCAAGCGTAGTACGCTTAAGGCGAGCCGAGGGACAATGGAACGAGGCGAGGACGCCTGCATACTCTCACACTCTCGTCGCCTCGCCTTGTTTCCTAGAGAGAGCAGGTCCGGGGTAAAGTATAGCTCTCTTGTATCTTAGGAccataaagtatttttcaaatGGTCGTCTCAATTTGTCTAAACTAAAGACGTAGTTTGTAATACTTACTTTACGGGCTTTACAAAACATtctcatttaatatatttttcgttttatttatacttactagAGGTAAGAAAGTATAGGGCGATGATGGTGCTGATCTCGGCGTTGTCTTCCACGTTCTTGTTGTACCGCAGCAGCACGGTGCCGGTCACGCTCAGCACCACCAGCGCCGCGCACACCGACCACGACAGCACCAGCCACGGCCACAGATACCGCGGCTTTTTCTAAAAaccatagttattattatatagtagcAGAAGATGTAAAACCCATCATAGTGATCCTGGTAACGACCGGGCCATGAGCTTGACGCTCCAAGTGAATTTTCTTGGAGAGCCAATCTCGTAGTCCTCGGGTAAATGTGTCACGTCATCAGTCTGTTTGTGTTCGAGTTCTAAcaggcatatttgtgtcgattAGCGACGGATATATCTCGTCAATAGATATTCTTTCTGGATGCCACTTCATGTATGTTGCAGTGGAGACACTTTGCGtgtaaaatataatgagaaGAGTAAATAAGCATGAAACTCGACGATAGCTAACTGCTACACTTAAACTCCTCAAACCCGCAGAGCGTTGGATGCGATATCTATTTATAAGGTTTACGAGTAAGGTTTGGAGCTACTGTTGAATATAAGGTAGCCTTATTGATTAATGAAAGGCACACTGTTACTATATGTTTTCTTTAGATAGTTGTACCTATGCTTACGCTGTCTAGCATGACGGCATTGTCGACAACTGTGTACAGTGCGACACACAACTGTTGTTCTtattattgattacaaaaaGGTTTATAAGATTACATTATTGATATAAAGGATTTACTTTAGGCTTATAGTTTATGAATGACATCCGTGCAATCAGTTAATTTGTAATTCGGAGAATTTGTGTAATACATActaaataattaagataaacacTTGAATGCAATGGAATTTCTGATACCGAATTTCACGATAATGAAGAATTATTATTGATAGAAGTATGCGTTAGtggaaaaaattatgtaaacaatgacagtaaacagtatagttagttatctATAGCTACGGTCTACcggacatcaggaccaaatttgtgttccaaaagctattaccaattggtaataagtcgttaaGATTAtacagagcggacattgggaagattgttatataatttttgcgcttatgtgatggctACTCAATCTATCGTGAAAGCAAACCAACAATGTAAAATAtctcatatttttccatatcatgatttgtacgtttttattgcacatattagcatattttctgtaaatatattatttttgtattaatatctgagAGAGTGTATCATTGCCACccagacatttcaaataagacagcgacttattaccaattggtaataacttttggagcaaaaatttgacTCTGATTTACGGTCTATAACTAACAATactttaatgtctttggttGGAATTAAGTAGGGACATATGTGATTTACAAAGCATAGCTCTTCGACATGCGCTTCATcacatagtaataaaataaaataaaaatatatatattttaaaaatcgtcGCCTTGTTTCCATGCAATTCTTCCAATATCATAGcaaataattttgacaatatGATTGATGCACTTTTAATTTCGCGATTATTGACCATAATTTCCACTCAAATTCTGTTCTTTACGACCTGATTAAATGATGACGTTAATCATAATCGGCAGTCGGTTTGGCACCACGCCTtaatactttgtattaattgaaaaattatcttaattactTTTACGCGTGTTTAAAATCATGTACTTAACATCTTCAGagattcttatatatatatattagtaacGTTAAAgttaagcacgtaaagccgttggtcctgcgcctgatctctctccggacatgtcggattgccgtctccccggactatgagagtgaaggaacagatagtgcacctgtgtattgcgcacacacttgtgcactataatatctcctgcgtacctggctgatctccgttgagattggccgccgtggccgaaactcggctaggagggattcacaTTCATTCATATTAGTAACTTAAAAGTGTAACAACTGTGGTATTATAAGTGCTTGCATTGATATCGTCAAGTGTCATCGTCTTAGCCAGACACCTAAGCAatcattgattttaattatctaatatcTGTAGATTAAATTCGCACACACACTCAAGTTCTTTATCCCCGACCGTGTAGGCAATAAAGCAACtagtacacccacttttcgccgtgtgtattccgtcccatgatataataGCGTCTGACTTTATCATCACATCGGATAAAACGTGgatatttctatacaaaatgaatttgcTGGGGACCTAGTATAACTGCCTGTAACGGCAAACGGACCTCGAATGGTAGCTTTCTATTCATCTTTCAACAGTCAACAGTTGTTTACAAATCTTATAACAAACTTGAATCATTTGGATCCATTAACATGTGCCACAACCACTTAAAAGCTAACACAACATGCACAAATAACTGTTGGAAtacttattattacaattatgaaaaaaataaaatatttttacgaaattaataacaaaataaaaaaaaacattcacgtcgaattgataaccacTTCTTTTTTTTGCAGTCggttacaaaaaattaaatcatttcaaAGGGTCGAGACAACACACTTGTTTCAGTCAGTCcttgttcaataataaaaagttgaagAAAAAGTGGTTGTAATAACcaatgaaataaacatatatttacccTAAAAGTGCCGTGTATTAGCATACACCCGAAGATGGTCTGTAGTAGTCCCACGCTGGCGACACAGCTGTAGAATATGAGTCGACCGGGAGGCAGCGAGGAGTACTGGAGCGCCGCGGGAGTGCCGTATAAGACTACTGATGCTGCTGAACATAACTGGAAAGATAAAAAATTGCGAAAGCCAGTTTAAGATAAACGTCTTCGataatttaagaatatacaCAATAGGCAATGATATTCTTAATTATGTGTTTGTGTGATGTGGTCTCGAGGACGGTGAAGACATTGCAGATAGCGCTGTAAGAAGTTTTGTTAGTTCATCTTTAAGAATCTTGACTACAGTTTGTTACTATGTAGAAGTTTAAGTGATTGTTCTGCCTGTTTCAGGCAACGAAGACCTTAAGAAGAGACACAAGGACTTAAGTAAGGAGTTGACATAGTTTAGGAGTATTTTTTTGACGTATTAACTAACAACCAAGCTTCATACCAACAAAATTTTTGAAATTAGGGGAGTTTTTTTCTCCTAAACGAAGCTTTGCGTCGGGTAACGCAGCCACCGATGTTACAGAATAACAAAACAAGACCAACTGCAAGTTGCAACACATTCAGGATGACAAGCATTAATTAACGCATACTTTTGAAATTTACTAATAGAAGGTCTCTCTTATGTGGGAGTaaccgcctgggtagatactaccgcaatgtctatttctgccgtcaagtagcagtgtgtagtcaattttatgttccggtttgaagagcattgtagccagtgtaactactggatataataagatttaacatcttatgtcttaggaaggcgagtgcagtggaatacccaacaataGTCTGtatttcaaggttttggatgatgtttctgctgtttatgggcggtcatatcacttaccattaggcgaacagcaagcttgtcttgtcatttaaagcaataaaaaaaaaatccgcaACGCATTcatgaatgtttaaaaataggttACTACTAGCCTATACTATACAAATTACTGATAATATATCTAAATCTACGAGTTAAATTGTGTCATATCTAAAATAGCACTGTAGACGTTTTTACGAAAGAATTTTATCGCTAAACTGAGTAATCATTGCCTACGTATGACACCACACATTATATTTGAATCTTAGTTCATatgatttaaattgtttcaacaCCTTACTTATTGCTGGCTCGCGACTACGTCTCTCAAATAATCCTATTTGGGACTAAAATATAGattacatgaaaattaaaaGTACAAATATGTTACGTGCTAATGAAACTTCAGTTAACAGTAAAGTCGTTTTGGAGAAAAGTCCTGAAAAAGAACGAAAATAGCGCCACGTTTTATTCAGCTCCGTTGAATAACATTTAACGTCAGGGAAGACgtgataaattattgttttatatttgtgatgGCCTTCTTTCACGTTATGGCATTAGATTGCCCAATCTGCaatttattgtgttaaatatataacattataaacaaaGCGGAGTCGTCACCATGAATACTATGCAATAATTTAACACGTCTCTAGTTTTgaggtaacataatattttgggtTGGAAAATTGCTTAAATTCCTGAATCGATCTTCAGCAAAAGAATATAAACAATGCGGTTTATATtagttaatgtttaaatatacgAGACGATATTttatagactttttttattatatgagtaAATTAATGAATGAGGTATTTTATGCATTACGCCGGGTAACTATAACGTTGGGCCTATGATGTAGGTAATCCCTGCCAGTCTTTTTTTTTGGAACGCCAATGTTATCACTGTGGGTACCCTATTATAGGTGttcaagcgatcccccggcttagcaaccatggcGCTCCTTTAGGGATGGAGGAGAGGGTTTATGGGATGGGAGGAAGAAAGGAATTTTACACGctgtaatatatttctttgtttacgTCCTGTTAGTTTTGCTCGTGAACACCAATTTTTGGTAAATAGGGTTTGAGTATGATTTTAGCGGTGCAATCCCTACCAGTCATAAACACCTACCATATCAGAAGAATCGTGAATGCATTTTAGTGGATATAGACATTGTCTTAAAAACTCAGTTTATCGGGGCTTCAAAGAAGATGCATATCCATGAGGCCGTGTTACTATATCCAATTTCAAACGGGCCGTCGTAATGCAGTCAACTGAGGAGGGATAATCGTTTCTTGTCAATCGACGCTATCTGGGCCTCACTCTGCATACTATCAGGTGAAAtgtgtgcaataaaaaaatggggTCACTTCGGTACGTCCGTATAatgaaatctatatatataaaaatgaatccctattgcccttggtcacgccatcacgtgtgaacggttggaccgatttcactattttcttttttgttggatttttttattgttacaagaaggttcttatgaaagaaaaaaattaaatattgcgcgggaaatttgaaaatttaagaaaacattaacaaattaatattaattttatatgactgtcaattgtttttaataactgtcagcgattgacagaatgcgcgctgcaaattcatagttagacAGAACTacttctgtcgggtcagctagtaatataatatggatTTTGAGTTTCAAATAGAGATGGATTCCTCCTTGGCCTCGTGGCAGTGTATATGAGCTGCGGAGCGGGAGGCCCTGGGTGCGAATTCCATTTTGTGCAACTATTTATGTGAGGTTTCTAACACAATTAGCTCGGGATTGGAATCTCCTTACATCAGGGATCGACTAATTTCTCAAACTACGTaatgatgattttatattttaaccaattaTGTCTGTTACCATGTGAATGAATGTCATAATGAAGTTTCATTTTATTACGATATAAATGTCTACATTGTGATAATAGTTCCCAGGTATGAGAGCATATTGGTATGTTAAGGTGTAAAATAGTTAGGAGATCTTGCACTTGATGGGCTTAGTTTAATCATTTTCCAGGGCCTTTCAAGGGCGCAGAATCCATACAAGCCAAATATTCCGTAGTCTGACTTTACATACATCGGATTCCTGAAACTCAAGGACCTTGGATCGTTGATACGGCTGATATAGTGGTAGCTACGCCAAATCCGGATCTAAAGGTTACAACTAGGTAAAGAGCTCataatacttagtctggccataaatactgttacacttaattataaaaaaatattacatttgaatttcgaatctgtcatttttatacgattgttcattgtgttttctcattttggcgccaatacattgtaaaatattttgcgatattaaaatggtgtggggtgataaagagaaccgaatcgctgtgatagcattacacaaagtaggtatggagccaaatgcaatttttaaaactctccatacacttggtattagtaaaatgtttgtgtaccgggctattaataggtacaatgagacctcctctgtttgtgacagaaaagatctggccgtccacgtagtgttcgtacgaaaaaggtggtcaaagcagtaagggaaagaattcgaagaaatcctgtccgaaagcaaaagattttatctcgggaaatgaagatagcacctagaaccatgtcgcgtattttaaaagatgacttaggacttgcagcctataagagacgcactggccatttcttaactgataatttaaagaagaatagggtggtaaaatcgaaacaactactgaagcggtacgcaaagggaggtcacagaaaaattttgtttacggatgagaaaatttttacaattgagcaacattttaacaaacaaaatgaccgtatttatgctcaaagctctaaggaagcttcccaattagtcgacagagtgcaacgtggacattatccgacttcagtgatggtttggtggggtgttagctatgaaggagtgactgagccatatttttgtgaaaaaggtatcaaaacatcggcacaagtgtatcaagataccattcttgagaaggtagttaagccccttaacatcaccatgttcaataaccaagtatggtccttccagcaagactcggcgccgggtcataaagctcggtccacgcagtcttggttggaatcgaacgtttcggacttcatcagagctgaagactggccgtcgtctagtcccgatcttaatccgctggattatgatttgtggtcagttttagagagtacagcttgctctaaacgccatgataatttgagtccctaaaacaatctatacgattggcagtgaagaattttcccatggaaagagtgcgtgcttctattgataactggcctcatcgtttaaaggactgtattgcagccaatggagaccacttcgaataagctttttatatttttaattgttttatatttatgtattaaactgacacactgtaaaagtaataaatgttatttgcagttaacaattttcttttttctttattacaatatttatggcaagactaggtagatTAGAATGAAAGAGGCCAACGCAACATGAATGAAAAACTATTTGCAAAGAGTTAAGGTAAAAGAGGTTATGTTACTTACAGTGCTGACTACACTGACAATCTTAGCGCCTGCACTCAAACTGAAGCAGCAA harbors:
- the LOC115446168 gene encoding uncharacterized protein LOC115446168 produces the protein MCLSLNYFCCCFSLSAGAKIVSVVSTLCSAASVVLYGTPAALQYSSLPPGRLIFYSCVASVGLLQTIFGCMLIHGTFRKKPRYLWPWLVLSWSVCAALVVLSVTGTVLLRYNKNVEDNAEISTIIALYFLTSIILFYFVSVVSSRRHQMVQDDYKYLSKRLVKRATSYYY